In Selenomonas sp. TAMA-11512, a genomic segment contains:
- a CDS encoding IMP cyclohydrolase, whose product MKIKRALISVSDKAGVVEFAKRLHAAGVEIISTGGTMKALKEAGIPVIYVSDVTGFPEIMDGRVKTLNPFIHGGILAVRENPAHVKAMEEFKITPIDLVAVNLYPFEATIAKPDVTLSDAIENIDIGGPAMIRAAAKNFRYVTVITDPSGYEGVAAMIEKDGCVSGMKRMELAQKAFEHTSVYDKHIEEYLKGQIEK is encoded by the coding sequence ATGAAAATAAAAAGAGCATTGATCAGCGTATCCGATAAAGCAGGTGTCGTGGAGTTTGCAAAGCGCCTGCACGCGGCAGGGGTGGAGATCATCTCGACGGGCGGCACGATGAAGGCGCTGAAGGAGGCAGGGATTCCTGTCATCTACGTCTCGGATGTCACAGGGTTCCCGGAGATCATGGACGGGCGCGTCAAGACACTCAATCCGTTCATTCATGGAGGCATCCTCGCGGTTCGAGAAAACCCCGCGCACGTCAAGGCGATGGAGGAGTTCAAGATCACGCCGATTGATCTTGTTGCCGTCAATCTCTATCCGTTTGAGGCGACGATTGCGAAGCCGGATGTTACGCTTTCCGATGCGATTGAGAACATCGATATCGGCGGCCCCGCGATGATCCGGGCAGCCGCGAAGAATTTCCGCTATGTCACGGTCATCACCGATCCTTCCGGGTACGAAGGCGTCGCGGCAATGATCGAGAAGGACGGCTGTGTCAGCGGAATGAAGCGCATGGAGCTCGCGCAGAAGGCGTTTGAACACACATCTGTCTACGACAAGCACATCGAGGAGTATCTCAAGGGACAGATTGAAAAGTGA
- the purD gene encoding phosphoribosylamine--glycine ligase codes for MNILIIGGGGREHALLWKIAQSPLADKCYAIPGNPGMEALAVCDASISIEDNEALVAYAKEKGIGLVVVGPEVPLTNGVADAFEAAGIPVFGPSKSAAEIEGSKAFSKNLMAKYDIPTAKYAVFTDGEEARTYIRKEGAPIVIKADGLAAGKGVIVAMTEREALDAIGDIMDDKSFGTAGSRVVVEEFMEGEEMSLLAFTDGETIIPMVPSQDHKRALDGDRGPNTGGMGTYAPAPVGTADIVQEAYEKVLRPTVDAMKAEGRPYKGCLYAGLMVTETGVKVVEFNCRFGDPETQVVLPLLDSDLVKIMLACDKGTLSEESVAWKDGAAVCVVMAAGGYPGSYDKGDVITGIEESEHAGCLVFHAGTKAADGSVVTNGGRVLGVVGEAEDIRSAVKKAYDGVEKIHFKDAFYRKDIAHRALNR; via the coding sequence ATGAATATATTAATCATCGGCGGAGGCGGACGCGAGCACGCGCTCCTGTGGAAGATCGCGCAGAGTCCGCTCGCGGACAAGTGCTATGCGATTCCGGGAAATCCGGGGATGGAAGCGCTGGCTGTCTGTGATGCCTCCATTTCCATCGAGGATAATGAGGCGCTCGTCGCCTATGCAAAAGAAAAGGGGATAGGGCTTGTTGTCGTCGGGCCCGAAGTGCCGCTGACCAATGGCGTGGCCGATGCCTTTGAGGCAGCCGGGATTCCCGTTTTCGGACCGTCGAAGTCGGCCGCGGAGATCGAGGGATCGAAGGCGTTCTCGAAAAATCTGATGGCAAAGTATGATATTCCCACGGCGAAATATGCTGTCTTCACCGATGGTGAAGAGGCTCGCACCTATATCCGCAAGGAAGGTGCTCCCATCGTCATCAAGGCGGACGGGCTGGCGGCAGGCAAGGGCGTTATCGTAGCCATGACGGAGCGGGAGGCACTGGATGCCATCGGCGATATCATGGATGACAAGAGCTTCGGCACGGCTGGGAGCCGCGTTGTCGTCGAGGAATTTATGGAAGGAGAGGAAATGTCTCTCCTGGCCTTTACGGATGGCGAAACGATCATCCCCATGGTTCCGTCGCAGGATCATAAGCGAGCACTCGATGGAGACAGGGGGCCGAATACGGGCGGTATGGGTACCTATGCGCCGGCGCCTGTGGGTACGGCGGATATCGTGCAGGAAGCGTACGAAAAGGTTCTTCGGCCCACGGTGGATGCCATGAAGGCGGAAGGACGTCCGTATAAGGGCTGCCTCTACGCCGGGCTGATGGTCACGGAGACAGGTGTCAAGGTCGTCGAGTTCAACTGCCGCTTCGGCGATCCGGAGACGCAGGTGGTCTTGCCTCTGCTGGACAGCGATTTGGTAAAGATCATGCTTGCCTGCGATAAGGGCACGCTCTCGGAGGAATCTGTCGCGTGGAAAGATGGAGCGGCGGTCTGCGTTGTCATGGCGGCCGGCGGATATCCGGGAAGCTATGACAAAGGAGATGTCATCACGGGGATTGAAGAGTCCGAGCACGCCGGATGCCTTGTCTTCCATGCGGGTACAAAAGCGGCGGACGGATCTGTCGTCACAAACGGCGGCCGCGTCCTCGGTGTCGTCGGAGAGGCGGAAGACATCCGCAGTGCAGTGAAGAAAGCCTATGATGGCGTCGAAAAGATACACTTTAAAGACGCTTTTTATCGAAAAGATATTGCGCATCGTGCGCTAAATCGTTAA